From Shewanella psychrophila, a single genomic window includes:
- a CDS encoding type VI secretion system contractile sheath small subunit, which yields MQGINVEKFNVNNALYVENLQVLIENWLTSISLVINRLSSEEKIAEPMEVDSDIDFDGSDSLTFSLQHFIELQQALIDLKSPKGNVNEFSKRLQEYLSSESSRNELLSEMRLIPHLQ from the coding sequence ATGCAAGGTATTAATGTTGAAAAATTCAATGTGAACAACGCACTTTATGTTGAAAACCTGCAAGTGTTGATTGAAAACTGGCTAACCAGTATCAGCTTAGTGATTAACCGCTTATCCAGTGAAGAGAAGATAGCGGAGCCAATGGAAGTTGATAGTGACATTGATTTTGATGGATCTGATTCTTTGACTTTTAGCTTGCAGCATTTTATCGAGTTGCAGCAAGCTTTGATCGATTTAAAGAGTCCCAAGGGCAATGTCAATGAGTTCAGCAAACGTTTACAAGAGTACTTATCGTCAGAAAGCTCCCGCAATGAATTACTCAGTGAGATGAGGTTAATTCCTCATCTCCAATAG
- a CDS encoding EAL domain-containing protein codes for MQNILSYSGKLSLDSLFERFSKLNYTDFKKVFYSKEKVNIEESMILNGLSREAFVPFYQPIIDSHTGHVLGAEVLVRLVKDNGLIASPYEFINYAEKSGLIIEITEQFLSKTFDNFNQLGWSDSDKYLSINIVPEHLKSRRLFKFIQDYVERGVINGNQIKLEITERLEINDLPGARSYLEDFYQLGITASLDDAGTGYGCFLYLQELALSSLKLDKIFIDTITENKDTSVLDSIIGLAKSLKLDIVAEGVESLNQVTYLNRRGVKAIQGYVYGQPMPATEFIDWQSAK; via the coding sequence ATGCAAAATATTTTAAGTTACAGCGGTAAGCTGAGTCTTGACTCATTGTTTGAGAGATTCTCTAAACTAAATTACACTGATTTCAAGAAAGTTTTTTACTCTAAAGAAAAGGTGAATATTGAAGAGAGTATGATCTTGAATGGCCTGTCCAGAGAGGCTTTCGTGCCCTTCTATCAACCCATCATTGACAGTCATACTGGTCATGTTTTAGGGGCTGAAGTGTTGGTGAGACTCGTCAAGGATAATGGGCTAATCGCGTCTCCTTATGAGTTTATCAATTATGCAGAGAAATCTGGATTAATTATAGAGATCACAGAACAGTTTTTATCTAAAACATTCGATAATTTTAATCAATTAGGCTGGTCTGATAGTGACAAATATTTAAGTATTAACATAGTTCCGGAACATTTGAAGTCGAGACGTCTATTTAAGTTTATTCAAGACTATGTCGAGCGAGGCGTGATCAATGGGAATCAGATCAAGCTTGAGATCACCGAACGATTGGAAATCAACGATCTGCCAGGGGCTCGATCATACCTTGAAGATTTCTATCAACTTGGTATAACTGCCAGCTTAGACGACGCAGGTACTGGTTATGGTTGCTTTCTCTATCTTCAAGAATTGGCACTTAGCTCACTAAAATTAGATAAAATATTCATCGATACCATAACAGAAAACAAAGATACATCAGTATTAGATTCAATCATTGGTTTAGCTAAGAGCTTAAAATTGGATATTGTCGCCGAAGGAGTAGAAAGTCTGAATCAAGTTACTTACCTTAATAGGCGTGGAGTGAAGGCCATTCAAGGTTATGTATACGGCCAACCTATGCCTGCCACGGAGTTTATTGATTGGCAAAGTGCTAAATAG
- a CDS encoding DUF3726 domain-containing protein, whose product MIQVSHNELVTLCTKAFISLHKNCGEADVIANMVADLEMVGLDGIKHFIKALDFLAGDLDSPVKVDILSEQILSADLKGCSILCHLPTLLDYSLDQLTDHQTVTLQISHCHNRWLAFGELIKLAKNGLSIKASWNNGPESIQLVYILDAGQSLPELYLTRQKADDQHSLSIEISRQSITHPLGGDMTHHITSSIQAESKRKAWKQGISVSREDWDTIKSVASTILVESNAVSLRGAGADHQLLISE is encoded by the coding sequence ATGATTCAGGTATCTCATAATGAATTAGTGACACTCTGCACTAAGGCCTTTATCAGCTTACATAAAAACTGTGGCGAAGCCGACGTAATAGCCAACATGGTGGCAGATCTGGAGATGGTGGGTCTGGATGGCATCAAGCACTTTATCAAGGCGCTAGACTTTCTGGCCGGAGACCTCGATTCCCCGGTTAAGGTCGATATCTTATCAGAGCAAATACTGAGTGCAGACCTTAAGGGCTGCAGTATCTTATGTCATCTCCCCACGTTACTTGATTACAGTTTAGATCAGCTCACAGATCATCAAACCGTTACCTTACAAATCAGCCACTGTCACAACCGTTGGCTCGCCTTTGGTGAGCTGATAAAGCTTGCTAAGAATGGCTTATCAATAAAGGCAAGCTGGAATAATGGCCCAGAGTCAATACAGCTAGTGTACATACTCGATGCTGGCCAGAGCTTACCCGAGCTTTACCTGACTCGACAAAAAGCCGATGACCAACACTCACTATCAATAGAAATCAGCCGGCAGTCCATCACTCATCCGTTAGGAGGTGATATGACGCACCACATCACATCATCGATACAGGCAGAAAGTAAACGCAAGGCATGGAAACAAGGTATATCGGTGAGCCGGGAAGATTGGGACACCATCAAGTCGGTCGCCAGCACCATTTTAGTCGAATCTAATGCCGTTTCTCTGCGGGGCGCTGGAGCGGATCATCAGCTGCTAATCAGCGAATAA
- a CDS encoding membrane dipeptidase: MYQDQIIIDGLQYCHWNRDYFKSLRDSGITAVHATLAYHENARETLSQFAKWDQHFENNKDLIMPILEVEDIYQAKASGRVGIFLGAQNCSPIDDEIGLIGVMRKQGLLIMQLTYNNQSLLASGCYEATDSGVTRFGRQAIAEMNRVGMIIDMSHSAEESTLQAIDLSSRPICISHANPAFAHSALRNKSTRVIKALAERGGLIGFSLYPFHLPGGSQCSLSTFCQMVADTAEIIGVEHLSIGSDLCLNQPKQVLEWMRNGRWSKKMDYGEGSASNTGWPAALPWFNASQGMENIYSGLVEQGFSLEDTQKILGGNWLNFLREGLVLEGV, encoded by the coding sequence ATGTATCAAGATCAAATCATCATAGATGGTCTGCAATACTGTCACTGGAACCGAGATTACTTCAAGTCTCTCAGAGACAGTGGCATCACAGCTGTCCATGCCACCTTGGCTTACCACGAGAATGCTAGGGAAACCTTGAGCCAATTTGCTAAGTGGGATCAGCACTTCGAAAATAATAAGGATCTCATCATGCCGATCCTCGAAGTGGAAGATATCTATCAGGCTAAAGCCAGCGGTAGAGTCGGCATATTTTTGGGGGCACAAAACTGTTCCCCCATAGATGACGAGATTGGCTTAATTGGGGTAATGCGCAAGCAAGGCCTGCTCATCATGCAGCTCACCTATAACAATCAAAGCCTGTTGGCCAGCGGTTGTTATGAGGCAACAGACAGTGGTGTGACCCGCTTCGGTCGACAGGCCATTGCCGAGATGAACCGTGTCGGCATGATAATCGACATGTCCCACAGCGCAGAAGAGTCGACACTGCAAGCCATTGACCTCTCTTCACGGCCCATCTGCATCAGTCATGCTAACCCGGCTTTTGCTCATAGCGCCCTGCGCAATAAATCTACCCGGGTAATTAAGGCACTCGCCGAACGCGGCGGCCTGATAGGTTTTAGCCTATATCCCTTCCATCTTCCGGGCGGCAGTCAATGTAGCTTGAGCACCTTCTGTCAGATGGTCGCCGACACCGCCGAGATTATTGGAGTCGAGCACCTCAGCATAGGCAGCGACCTTTGCCTTAACCAGCCAAAACAGGTGCTGGAGTGGATGAGAAATGGCCGTTGGTCTAAGAAAATGGATTATGGCGAAGGATCGGCCAGCAATACAGGTTGGCCCGCGGCACTGCCCTGGTTTAACGCCAGCCAAGGGATGGAAAACATCTATAGTGGCTTAGTCGAACAGGGGTTCTCCCTTGAAGATACCCAAAAGATATTGGGCGGAAATTGGTTGAATTTCCTTCGGGAGGGATTGGTCCTCGAAGGGGTTTAG
- a CDS encoding winged helix-turn-helix domain-containing protein, translated as MNSENDITYKIGQRYLFNVKTHQLTDKEDNTITELGLNESRLLAVLISSNGEVVTREQILEEVWNQRGLVVDETSVNQTVSLLRKFLGDNVKDQKIIKTVTKMGYKLTSGIKVESVDAERTSSSFIKYVNQRPIIFGLNAALFSLLVSLSVYGGIKQGEGFNGRLIDYNKVAIDGIEILKYKNNKIDNELSTLIEKCILINVDENLAEITSVIVSAKKKYSFTILFMLDNGVDFSLAVKVNKGIPLEDNLCQVI; from the coding sequence ATGAATAGTGAGAATGATATTACTTACAAAATAGGTCAGAGATACCTATTCAATGTTAAAACTCATCAGTTGACAGATAAGGAAGATAACACCATAACTGAGCTTGGATTGAACGAATCCAGGTTGTTAGCCGTGTTGATCTCTAGTAATGGTGAGGTTGTTACTCGTGAGCAGATCTTAGAAGAGGTGTGGAATCAACGCGGATTAGTGGTAGATGAAACCAGTGTGAATCAAACGGTTTCCCTTTTACGTAAGTTTTTGGGGGACAATGTTAAAGATCAAAAAATAATTAAAACTGTGACAAAAATGGGCTACAAGCTTACTTCCGGTATAAAGGTCGAGAGTGTTGATGCCGAAAGAACATCTTCTTCATTTATCAAATATGTTAATCAAAGACCCATTATTTTTGGCCTCAATGCTGCACTGTTTTCCCTACTTGTATCTTTGTCTGTTTACGGCGGGATAAAACAAGGTGAGGGCTTTAATGGGCGATTGATAGATTATAATAAGGTTGCAATCGATGGTATTGAAATACTTAAATATAAAAACAACAAAATTGACAATGAGCTCTCAACTCTCATCGAAAAGTGCATCTTAATCAATGTTGATGAGAACCTGGCAGAGATAACTAGCGTAATTGTTTCCGCTAAAAAAAAATACTCATTTACCATATTATTTATGCTAGATAATGGCGTGGATTTCTCTCTAGCAGTAAAAGTTAACAAGGGTATACCACTGGAAGATAACTTATGCCAGGTCATTTGA
- a CDS encoding BCCT family transporter gives MSDAINTANAEISTARQSTNKHKDLNLDKPVLWLSGGFIALFVAIALFDDTLLAKIVDVGFNWSVMIFGPYWQVLLLLTFLISLALAAGRTGHVVLGGLNKPEMDGFRWLSIILCTLLAGGGVFWAAAEPIAHFVSSPPVFASTDDVKQIAINALSQSFMHWGFLAWAILGSLTSIVLMHLHYDKGLPLKPRTLLYPLLGERALHGITGTLIDTTSIIAVAAGTIGPIGFLGLQVSYALNALFGLPDSYATQLVIILLAIGMYTLSALSGVNRGIQFLSRCNIILAIGLMIYILIFGDTSFIINGYLQGVGSMLNNFFPMATYRGDEAWLSWWTVFFWGWFLGYGPMMAIFIARISRGRTIRQLVCAVSIIAPLITCFWFTVVGGSGLAFEISNPGSVSAAFEGFNLPASLLAITQQLPYPTVISILFLLLTAIFIITTGDSMTYTISVVISGNSEPSTAIRAFWGIMMGISALILISMGSGGITALQSFIVITAVPVSLILLPSLWNAPKLAIEMAKTQGF, from the coding sequence ATGTCTGATGCAATCAATACCGCAAACGCGGAGATTTCAACAGCAAGGCAATCAACAAATAAACATAAAGATCTCAATTTAGATAAACCCGTACTCTGGCTAAGTGGTGGCTTTATCGCCCTATTTGTCGCCATTGCATTGTTCGACGATACGCTGCTTGCCAAGATCGTTGATGTGGGGTTTAACTGGTCGGTGATGATCTTCGGCCCCTATTGGCAGGTGCTTCTTTTACTCACTTTCCTTATAAGCCTGGCTCTTGCGGCAGGCAGAACTGGCCATGTAGTACTCGGGGGCTTAAATAAACCTGAGATGGACGGTTTTCGCTGGTTATCGATAATCCTGTGTACTCTATTGGCCGGTGGGGGGGTATTTTGGGCCGCTGCCGAGCCAATTGCTCACTTTGTCAGCTCGCCGCCAGTGTTTGCCAGTACTGATGATGTTAAACAAATTGCCATCAATGCTTTGTCACAATCTTTCATGCACTGGGGCTTTTTGGCCTGGGCCATACTCGGCAGTCTGACTTCAATCGTACTGATGCACCTGCATTATGATAAAGGCCTGCCCCTTAAGCCACGCACCTTATTGTATCCACTTTTGGGTGAGCGAGCACTTCATGGCATAACCGGCACTCTGATCGATACCACGAGTATTATCGCCGTCGCGGCTGGGACTATTGGGCCCATAGGCTTTCTTGGGCTTCAGGTCAGCTATGCCCTCAACGCTTTATTTGGCTTGCCGGACTCCTATGCTACCCAGCTTGTGATCATCTTATTAGCTATCGGTATGTATACCCTATCGGCTCTGAGTGGCGTCAATCGCGGTATTCAGTTTTTGAGTCGATGTAACATCATACTGGCCATAGGCTTGATGATTTACATTCTAATATTTGGTGATACTAGCTTCATTATCAACGGTTACTTGCAAGGCGTTGGCTCCATGCTGAACAACTTTTTCCCTATGGCAACCTATCGAGGTGATGAGGCCTGGTTAAGTTGGTGGACCGTGTTCTTTTGGGGGTGGTTTCTGGGATATGGCCCCATGATGGCAATCTTTATCGCCCGTATCTCTCGTGGCCGAACTATCCGCCAATTGGTGTGCGCCGTCAGTATTATAGCCCCCTTAATCACTTGCTTCTGGTTTACCGTGGTTGGCGGCTCAGGCCTGGCATTCGAGATAAGTAATCCGGGATCTGTCAGTGCTGCCTTCGAAGGCTTTAATCTGCCCGCGTCACTGTTAGCTATCACTCAGCAGCTTCCGTACCCGACGGTTATATCCATCTTGTTCTTGCTGCTCACCGCCATTTTTATCATCACCACTGGTGACTCCATGACCTACACCATCAGTGTGGTGATCAGCGGAAACAGTGAACCCAGCACGGCGATTCGCGCGTTTTGGGGGATCATGATGGGGATCTCCGCCTTAATATTAATCTCAATGGGTTCTGGCGGGATCACGGCTTTGCAATCGTTTATTGTGATAACAGCTGTACCGGTCTCCCTCATCCTGCTGCCCTCATTGTGGAATGCGCCAAAACTAGCCATAGAAATGGCCAAGACCCAAGGTTTTTAA